The Candidatus Methylomirabilota bacterium genome includes the window CGGGCCTCGTCACGCTGGAAGTCGCCACCCTGGGTCGTGTAGTGCTCGGCTTCAGCCGACCGGAGGCCCACCCACCAGCGCTCGCGCGCCGCATCGAGGCTCTCGGCGCCCGTCTCCAGGAGGATGCGGCGCGCGGTGTCGGTCTGGTCCTCGTCGTCGGCGACGACGATGAGGACGGTGCGCCCTTGCCGCAGGGCATCCTCGTAGAGGAACAGCTCGTCCTTCGGCACCCCGCCCCCGAGCGACTCCTCGAGCGCGCCCCCGATGGCGGCGCCCCCGATGCCGAGGATGGCCCCGGCCAGGAGCCCGGCGGCGACGACGGGACCGACCCCCGGGACCATCGCGGTGCCGGCGATGACGAAGCCGGTGGCGGCGCCGGTGGCACCACCGACGATCCCGCCCACGGCAGTGCCCATGCCGGGCTGCTCGGTCTCCGCGGTGGGGGCGACGGCCTCGAGCTCACGGAGCGAGGTTCCCGGGCTCAGGAGGTTGAGGCGGTCGTCGGCGAACCCAGCCCGGCGGAGCTCGTCGGCGGCGATTCGGGCTTTCGCCATGCTCGTGAACAGCCCAACCGTGGTACGCATGAACCGTCTCCTTTTGTGTCGTCCGGACCGGGGGGCGCGCTCGGCGTCACCCGGCAGCAAGTCGCGTGCCGCCCGGCCTCAGGCGATTTCCGGCCCCCGCTCGGGCGGCGCCTTCCAAACGGAAGGCGCCGGCCGACGGCGGCTGCGCCTCGGGGCGGGTCAGGACCGGCAGGAGCTGGAGCACCTGATCGCGGGTCTCGGCGAGCGTCGGGGCGACCGCGTCGGCCCCGGCCGCGACCAGCATGGCTCGCCCCTCCTGGCCGGACCCGTTCCGGCCCCACCGGCCGATCAGGATCTGGGCATCGGGCACGACCATCCGGAGGCGCTTGATGAGGTACCGCGCGTGGGCCAGCCCCCCCGGCGGCAGCGCCGCGACGCAGATCATCGAGGGGCGCCTCTCGCGGGCGAGCGTGACCACTTCGGAGGCGAGCAGGGCCGGCGAGACCACCTCGACCTCGCAGCGCGCATCGGCCATGAGTCGCTGGAACATGATCAGGGCCAGCTCGTCCGCTTCGTCTCGGGCCGGGCAGCCGAGAATGCGCAGAGCCGGGAGGGCGTCCAGCGTGCCGGTGGCGCTCGCCGGACCGGGGCCGGCCACGGCCGGCTCGGGCCTGGCCGCCCCCAGGCTCTCCATGATTTCGCGTGTCGCCGTCAGGATCCACTGCTCGTCCTCGCTGGAGAGCGTGCCATGGGCGCGGTCCCGCTTGGCATACCTGAGGGCGGGCAGCAGGACGCCGTCGTAGACCTGGTTCGCCCCGTGGTGCCGGATGAAGTCCTCGACGATCAAGGCGGCCTCGTCCTGATCCATCGCCAGCAGACGCTGGTAATAACTCACATACGGCTCCAGCACCGGCTCGTCACCCATGAGCACGACGAAGAACTCCAGCCCGGGGACGTACTTGCCGAGGACGACCAGACACACGGTGAGCGGCGTCGCCAGGACGAGCCCGACGGGGCCCCACAGCCACGCCCAGAAGCCGATCGAGATGAGGAGCGCCACGTCGGAGACGCCGGTGCGGACGCCGTAGAAGATCGGCTCCACGACGAGAAAAATGAACGGCTCGAGCACGACGAAGAGGCCCGCCACCAGGAGCGGCTGCCACCAGCCCTCGAACGCGACGAGGCTCAGGCCGATGGGCAGCAGCGCCGCCAGCCAGGCGCCGAGGTATGGCACGAAGCGCAGGATAGCGGCCAGGAACCCGAAGAGGACCGCGTAGGGCAGCCCGATGAGGAAGAGGCCGGCGCCGACCGCCACGCCGAAGCTCCCGTTGATGATGGAGTAGGCGAGGAGGAACTGGCTGATGCGCTCCCCGGCCTCGTCGATCGCCTTGGTCGTGACCGGCAAGCGGCCGAACCCGATGAGGCGGATCAGCCGGTTGCGCAGCTCGACCTGCCGGATGAGCATGAAGATCGTAAGGGCGATCGCGAGGCCCGCGCTCACGAGCGGCTCCACCAGCGCCCCGAGTTGCCGGAGCATGGCCTGCCGGTCCGGCTGGACCACCACGGCGAGCGGCTCCTGCCGGGATTCGGGCCCGGCGGTCGGATCCTGCTTCTGGATCTCACCGAGCACCTCGTCGAGCAAGCGCTGGAACCGCTCGATGACGGTGCCTCGGCCCGCCTGCCGGAGGTCGGCGACCTTCTGCTTGATGTTTTCCCGGTAGAGCGGCAGCTCGCTCGCGAGGTTCTGCACCTGGGCGGTGATGATCCAGCCGACGCCGCCGAGCGCCGAGACCGCCATGGCCACGACCAGGAACACCGAGATGGTATTGCGGACTCCCCGTCGCTGCAAAGCGGTGACGACCGGGCTCAGGAGGAACGCGAGGAGGGTCGCGACCGCCACCGGGATCAGGACGGCCCGCGTCCAGTAGAGCGCCGCGACGACGAGGAGGATGCCCGCCAGGACGATCACCGGGCGCAGCTTGGGAAGGTCGCGGCTGGCCGCCTGGGTTCCGCGCTCGAGTCGGTGAAGATTCCGCACGGCTTCCTACCGCTCCATCACGTAGCAAGAAGCGTGCCGCAATCGGGCCGGAGCCGAGCCATGGCCGCGGACCCGACCCGCCGCCGGGTCGGGGCGGCGGAGCCCGGGACGTGCGAAAGTGTCCACGCGGTCATGCAGCATTTGCCGGGCCGGGCCCATCTCACTGAGGATGCCGAGACGCGGCGGGCCCCGGCCCGGCCCCGGCTCACACGGCGTAGCGACGCCGAACCGCCTCCATCACGCGGCGACGGGAGTCCGCCGGAGGGAGCGACATCTCCTCGAGCGTCGCGACCTCGGCGGCGAGTTCGGGATCCTTGATCACCTGGCCCATCCAGGCCGAGTACTCGCGGCCCCGCAGGTGATGGGCCCAGGTTGCCTCGTCCACGCCCTCCGCCAGCTCGCAGAAGCGCGTCAGGTTCGCGGCCCGAAGGCGGAGCTGTCCGGCCGGCCCGCGGAAGTAGAAGCTGCGTTCCGGCGGGAGCTCACCCTCGGCGTACTTCCGGATGTGGCGGCGGTGTGCGAGGCGCCGACGGGCGACCCGGAACCCCACGGCGCGTGGCGTCGGCTCGAGGAAGGCGAGGACGGCCTCTCCTTGATCCAGCCGGGCCGGGCCCACGGCCCCGCCCGACACTGCGCTCTCGCCCCGCAGCGTCCGGAGCGCGTTCGCGAATGTCTCGACGTCGGTGGCGGCCAGCACGTTGACCATCGGCCGCACCTCAGGCGACAGGTCGTCGGCGGAGAGCGCGATGAGGCACGTCGCCTCCCGCCCGGTGCGCACCCACTCGTCGGCCGAGGAGCCGTCAGCGGGGAAAACGTGCTGCGCCTCGTCGACGATGAGCCAGTGGGGCATCCCACTGGTGGCCCGGGTGGCGGCCACCGTCGCGAGGGCCTTGGTCGCGTAGCTCACCTTCTCGCTGCGCGACATCGCGCTCAGGTCGAGGACGAGGCTCGTCCGCGGATGGAGGAGGAGCTGGCCAAGATCGTCAGGCGCCGGCAGCGCTTGCTCGGCCTTGCCGCCGAGGGCCACGACGCCTTCGAGCTCGCGAAGCGTCTCGTAGTCCCCCTCGGGGTCGAGCAGACACACGGTCCGGCCGGCCTCCACTAGCCGCTCGACGAGCACACCGGTGAGGGTCGACTTGCCGCTCCCCGAGGGGCCGACGATGAGCAG containing:
- a CDS encoding AI-2E family transporter is translated as MRNLHRLERGTQAASRDLPKLRPVIVLAGILLVVAALYWTRAVLIPVAVATLLAFLLSPVVTALQRRGVRNTISVFLVVAMAVSALGGVGWIITAQVQNLASELPLYRENIKQKVADLRQAGRGTVIERFQRLLDEVLGEIQKQDPTAGPESRQEPLAVVVQPDRQAMLRQLGALVEPLVSAGLAIALTIFMLIRQVELRNRLIRLIGFGRLPVTTKAIDEAGERISQFLLAYSIINGSFGVAVGAGLFLIGLPYAVLFGFLAAILRFVPYLGAWLAALLPIGLSLVAFEGWWQPLLVAGLFVVLEPFIFLVVEPIFYGVRTGVSDVALLISIGFWAWLWGPVGLVLATPLTVCLVVLGKYVPGLEFFVVLMGDEPVLEPYVSYYQRLLAMDQDEAALIVEDFIRHHGANQVYDGVLLPALRYAKRDRAHGTLSSEDEQWILTATREIMESLGAARPEPAVAGPGPASATGTLDALPALRILGCPARDEADELALIMFQRLMADARCEVEVVSPALLASEVVTLARERRPSMICVAALPPGGLAHARYLIKRLRMVVPDAQILIGRWGRNGSGQEGRAMLVAAGADAVAPTLAETRDQVLQLLPVLTRPEAQPPSAGAFRLEGAARAGAGNRLRPGGTRLAAG
- a CDS encoding HAD hydrolase family protein, with product ATAAVLDRVRETGRKLMLVTGRMLLDLRGVCPEADRLFDVVVAENGAVLYFPARRELRTLGDPPEPRLVEALGRHGVAFDFGSSIIASHERYAEEALAAIREAGVERTLVFNKGSMMLLPGGVTKGTGLAAALSAESLSPHNTVGIGDAENDHAFLALCECAVAVADAIPAIRERADHVTRAPNGRGVAEFVEEHVLADLVEIVPRIARHHLQLGERVDGTPVTIPAHATNLLIVGPSGSGKSTLTGVLVERLVEAGRTVCLLDPEGDYETLRELEGVVALGGKAEQALPAPDDLGQLLLHPRTSLVLDLSAMSRSEKVSYATKALATVAATRATSGMPHWLIVDEAQHVFPADGSSADEWVRTGREATCLIALSADDLSPEVRPMVNVLAATDVETFANALRTLRGESAVSGGAVGPARLDQGEAVLAFLEPTPRAVGFRVARRRLAHRRHIRKYAEGELPPERSFYFRGPAGQLRLRAANLTRFCELAEGVDEATWAHHLRGREYSAWMGQVIKDPELAAEVATLEEMSLPPADSRRRVMEAVRRRYAV